In a genomic window of Colius striatus isolate bColStr4 chromosome 2, bColStr4.1.hap1, whole genome shotgun sequence:
- the POMC gene encoding pro-opiomelanocortin: MPSAVWSSLSVVLGLLLWHPAGASGPCWESSKCQDLSSEAGVSACAAACRADLSAEAPVYPGNGHLQPLSESVRKYVMSHFRWNKFGRRNSSGGGAGGVGGHKREELAAGGSPALAAAPAGPAARREEEEGAGPEREEGKRSYSMEHFRWGKPVGRKRRPIKVYPNGVEEESAESYPLEFRRDLVLGGTGAAPEEREEEEEEEEEEEEGQEEEEKAAGGSFQLRRFRWRAPSKDKRYGGFMSSEHSQTPLVTLFKNAIVKSAYKKGQ, encoded by the exons ATGCCCAGCGCCGTGTGGAGCAGCCTGTCcgtggtgctggggctgctgctctggcacccTGCCGGTGCCAGCGGCCCgtgctgggagagcagcaaATGCCAGGACCTCAGCAGCGAGGCCGGCGTTTCG GCGTGTGCTGCCGCGTGCAGAGCCGACCTCTCTGCCGAGGCGCCCGTGTACCCGGGCAACGGGcacctgcagcccctctccGAGAGCGTCCGCAAGTACGTCATGAGCCACTTCCGCTGGAACAAGTTCGGGCGGCGGAACAGCAGCGGCGGTGGGGCGGGAGGTGTGGGGGGACACAAACGTGAGGAGCTGGCTGCGGGGGGCAGCCCGGCGCTGGCAGCGGCGCCCGCCGGCCCAGCCGCACGCCgcgaggaagaggaaggagccGGGCCGGAGCGGGAGGAAGGCAAACGCTCTTACTCCATGGAGCACTTCCGCTGGGGGAAGCCGGTGGGCCGCAAGAGGAGACCCATCAAGGTTTATCCCAACGGGGTGGAGGAGGAGTCGGCCGAGAGTTACCCGCTGGAGTTCAGGCGGGACCTCGTGCTCGGCGGCACCGGGGCAGCACccgaggagagagaggaggaggaagaagaggaggaggaagaggaggaaggccaagaggaagaggagaaggcgGCCGGCGGCTCCTTCCAGCTGCGGCGTTTCCGCTGGCGCGCACCCTCCAAGGACAAGCGCTACGGCGGCTTCATGAGCTCGGAGCACAGCCAGACCCCTCTAGTGACTCTCTTCAAAA
- the LOC104561873 gene encoding angiopoietin-related protein 7 — translation MLSHVGCSPGTILTSLMETCPSTTSAGAGLLSFILVAVLSSPSLQKSLPLAYGDHEGPQEGTGLIQCGEYSNQVLPNGRCKIVATLPQGDEQRCPDMFRCTDEVSYWLHENEERKQQVLELRELISELQEELRNHRHRIKVLELQHEEAAGRNHSLAQRVQDLEHRYSEASTLQHIQATLLYDMQAQINNISVLTDWAWRNPTCLGPAEMRLQEEMHHPEVKHTRNCPIDCASVYYNGLRRSGVYSIMPSVGGMPIEVLCEMDTEGGGWTVIQRRQDGSVDFNRTWNEYKEGFGDLNGEFWLGNENIHKMTSQGDYSLRIDLEDWNNKHKHAFYQVFSIEDEANYYRLHVDGFSGTVEDSFAWYHNKRSFSTPDSGNICAEISHGGWWYHQCFFSNLNGVYYKGGRYSIKNRKVLGPDGIVWYSWKDTDYYSLRKVVMMIRPRTFRPHLSP, via the exons ATGCTAAGCCACGTGGGGTGTTCCCCGGGGACCATCCTCACCTCCCTGATGGAGacctgccccagcaccaccTCTGCCGGGGCAGGGTTGCTGTCCTTCATCCTCGTGGCCGTGCTGAGCAGCCCGTCACTGCAGAAATCCCTTCCTCTGGCATACGGGGACCACGAGGGTCCCCAGGAGGGCACGGGCCTGATCCAGTGCGGGGAGTACAGCAACCAAGTGCTGCCCAACGGACGCTGCAAGATCGTGGCCACGCTGCCGCAGGGGGACGAGCAGAGGTGCCCGGACATGTTTCGTTGCACTGATGAAGTGTCCTACTGGCTCCATGAGAATGAGGAGAGGAAACAACAGGTCCTGGAGCTGCGGGAGCTGATTTCGGAGCTGCAGGAAGAGCTGAGGAACCACCGGCACCGCATCAAAGTCCTCGAGCTTCAG CACGAGGAGGCCGCCGGCCGGAACCACAGTTTGGCTCAGCGGGTGCAGGACCTGGAGCATCGGTACAGCGAGGccagcaccctgcagcacatCCAGGCCACGCTGCTCTACGACATGCAGGCGCAGATAAACAACATCTCCGTCCTGACCGACTGGGCCTGGCGCAACCCCACCTGCCTGGGCCCTGCCGAGatgaggctgcaggaggagatgcACCATCCAG AGGTGAAGCACACCAGGAACTGCCCCATTGACTGTGCTTCTGTCTACTACAATGGACTCCGTCGGTCTGGGGTTTACAGCATCATGCCCTCAGTTGGAGGGATGCCTATTGAAGTGCTGTGTGAGATGGACACTGAAG GTGGGGGCTGGACAGTCATCCAGAGGCGCCAGGATGGTTCAGTCGACTTCAATCGGACCTGGAATGAGTACAAGGAGGGCTTTGGGGACCTCAATGGCGAGTTCTGGCTGGGCAATGAGAATATCCACAAGATGACAAGCCAAGGGGATTACTCTCTGCGCATCGACCTGGAGGACTGGAACAACAAGCACAAGCATGCCTTCTACCAGGTCTTCAG CATTGAAGACGAGGCAAACTATTACCGCCTGCACGTGGATGGGTTCAGCGGCACGGTGGAGGATTCCTTTGCCTGGTACCACAACAAGAGGAGCTTCAGCACACCTGACTCAGGGAACATCTGTGCTGAGATTTCCCATGGAGGCTGGTGGTACCACCAGTGCTTTTTCTCCAACCTCAATGGGGTGTATTACAAG GGCGGACGATACTCCATTAAAAACCGCAAGGTCCTGGGGCCAGATGGTATCGTGTGGTACTCCTGGAAGGACACAGACTACTACTCCCTGAGGAAAGTGGTCATGATGATTCGGCCACGCACTTTCCGGCCCCACCTCTCCCCATGA